Genomic DNA from Caldicellulosiruptor hydrothermalis 108:
AAAATTCAATAGGCTCTTTTTTAAAATGTTCTATGAGCACATATGTGTTTCTGTTAAATATCAGGTAAGGACAACCATCTTTTGTGGGAACAATCTTCTCAAAATTAACAAATTTGTTGTCTTTCAGATGCTGATGACAGTGAAATATAAAGACAATTTCTGCAGGCGACATTTTGGTCTTTTTCAAAAGGTATTCTGCTTTGCTTGTCTTGAAAAGATATCCATCTTTGAACTTCTTGAGCTCTTTTATGTCAAAGCCATAGTGAAGCTTAAATTTTTGCTTCAATGCCATTTAAAAATCCCCCCTGCAATCTTCTTTATTATCATCTCCTTTCCTGCTTGTATTCTTTCTGCTCCTTTAAGTCTTTTGAGAAAGTACTCTTCTGTCCACGGCTGTTTTTCGAAATAGTACTGAAGTCCTACCTGCCAAATCTCCTGGGGGAAATACATCAAAATCCAAAATGTTTGCAACCAGAATTTCTTTATAATATTTTTATCATCCAGACATTTTAAATAAATCCGAAATACATTGATGTCCCAATCATTTGTTTTCAACACTCTCACGCCAAGGTTCACAAAGTCATGCACGTCATAGTCTACCATCGCATAATCGAAATCTATGAGATACACCCCTGTCTCAGAAAATATAAAATTGTGATGAGCAGGATCATGATGAATTAATACTCTCTGATTCTCTTCTTTGAAGTAGTCTTCTACTTTTTTCATCATATGTATGCTTTCCACAAACCTGTCTTCAAATCTGCTTAGAACATTCAAGAATATCTCATCAAAATAGCCAAGATTATCTTTTTGATGTATAATATTCTTCATTTGGATAACTTGTGAATACTTTCTCCGAAACACTTCCTGATAAGATGGATAAAAACTGCCTTCCATTTCCTCAGCAAAAGAAAGTGAGGCTAAATGAAGGTGATGCAAGATTGAAACTGCTACTTTTAAGTCAAAAACATTTCTAAAATCTGCACTCCTGCCATCTATCCACTTACATAGAAGATAAACCCTTTTGTGCCCATCTAAAAAATAAAAGCCACCATCAACGGTCTTTTGGAAATCAATCAGGTGGCTTTTGAAATTTGTATTTTTCAGGTGTGAAAAAATCTTGAGAATAAAATCAACATGTTCTTTGTCAACCCTGCTGATCTTTAAAAAATATTCTTTACCATCTTTTGTCTTTACAAAATAGGCGTTGGATTTTATTTGTTTTATTCTTTCTATTCTTATAGAATAATTCTCTTCAACCAACTTCAGTTCGAGTCTTCCCATGAAAATCTATCTTTTTCAAAGCTCAATTTCATTATATGGTAAACCTGTATTGAGTGTTAATCAAAAAGAATAGTAAACTTTTCTGCAAACTTGAAGGGATGGTAAGACATCTTTGCCTTTC
This window encodes:
- a CDS encoding CotS family spore coat protein, with product MGRLELKLVEENYSIRIERIKQIKSNAYFVKTKDGKEYFLKISRVDKEHVDFILKIFSHLKNTNFKSHLIDFQKTVDGGFYFLDGHKRVYLLCKWIDGRSADFRNVFDLKVAVSILHHLHLASLSFAEEMEGSFYPSYQEVFRRKYSQVIQMKNIIHQKDNLGYFDEIFLNVLSRFEDRFVESIHMMKKVEDYFKEENQRVLIHHDPAHHNFIFSETGVYLIDFDYAMVDYDVHDFVNLGVRVLKTNDWDINVFRIYLKCLDDKNIIKKFWLQTFWILMYFPQEIWQVGLQYYFEKQPWTEEYFLKRLKGAERIQAGKEMIIKKIAGGIFKWH